ACTCGGGCAGGATTCCCTGGGGGTTGGGGCGGGAGGCGCTGGTGACCGTGACGGTCAGGGTGAGCCGCTCGCCCTTGCGGACACGCAGCCTGCCGCCCAGCGTGACGCCCCGGCCGTGGTCGCAGTCGCGCCTCAGCCGCACCTCGAGCCCGTCCAGCAGATGCCCGTGGTCCAGCCAGACCCGGCCCGCGCGCAGGCCCGCCATCACCGAGCGGTAGCCGTAGCGGGTGACGCCCACGTGAGTGCGGGAGAACTGTCCGGGCCAGAAGTCGCTGCCGGGCTGCGGGGTGTCGGTGTTCACCGGGTCGGGCAGCCGGCCGGTGTTGTCGAAGTTCTGGCCCGGCAGCCAGTCGCCGTTCTTCCAGGTGTCGAAGACGATCCGGTGGGCGTCGGAGTTCGTGGTGATCGAGAACAGGCTGCCTTCTGCCAGCATCGAGTCCCACAGACCGCCGACGGTCGCGGTCGCCCAGTCGAAGCCGCCGTACGTGAGGTAGCCGTCCGCCGGGTAACCGGCGAAGGAGTCGGCGGAGGGCTTGTTCTCGTACTCGCCGCGGATGGAGGTCGTCCCGCGCCAGCCGGGTATGGCCGCGCCCTGGGCGCCGGGCGCCCCCTCCATGCCGATCATGATCTCGGGCGCGGCGTCCCGCCAGTTGCGCATCTCGTGCGGAGAGTCGATGCCGAGCCGCATGGGGTGATTGGCGAGGACCAGGACGTCGTCGACGTAGCCCGTGCGCCGCTGCTTGGCCAGCCACCGGATGGCCTTGACGGCGTGGTCCTCGTTGCGCGCGGTGTTGGCGTTGCCGGGGGCTCCGTCGGTGTAGCCGAGCAGCTTGCCGTCGTAGGCGCTCTCGAACTTGGTGAGCAGGTCGACCTCGTGCAGGCCGGGCGCGGCGAAGACCGTGCAGTGCTCGGCGGCCGGGATGTACCACTCCAGGCCCTGG
This genomic window from Streptomyces sp. DG2A-72 contains:
- a CDS encoding PHP domain-containing protein; its protein translation is MNDQQLPAWADPSISLAELDPQGLSRRGLLRRAGLFGAAFALGSAAVPAAASSRPFGGDDPRLAYLVGDHHIHTVYSHDAKYTFSQLAAAGAKYGLDWMVFTEHSNFGHAQHGAPLEHKEILEARAENPRQLIFQGLEWYIPAAEHCTVFAAPGLHEVDLLTKFESAYDGKLLGYTDGAPGNANTARNEDHAVKAIRWLAKQRRTGYVDDVLVLANHPMRLGIDSPHEMRNWRDAAPEIMIGMEGAPGAQGAAIPGWRGTTSIRGEYENKPSADSFAGYPADGYLTYGGFDWATATVGGLWDSMLAEGSLFSITTNSDAHRIVFDTWKNGDWLPGQNFDNTGRLPDPVNTDTPQPGSDFWPGQFSRTHVGVTRYGYRSVMAGLRAGRVWLDHGHLLDGLEVRLRRDCDHGRGVTLGGRLRVRKGERLTLTVTVTSASRPNPQGILPELAHVDVIRGAVRGPAADRDTWRAPATKVVTTKDVSGRKGTYTLRIPLVAGDESFYVRLRGSDGNRHGAGYLGASVDPHGPLPHEPGNGDPWADTWFYSNPIFVDVKGA